CGGGTCAACGCGATCTGCCCCGGCTTCATCAAAACGAACATTTTTGCATCGGCACTCGAAGTCCCGGCTGATCAGCGCGATGCGGCCAATGCCGTCATTTATGAAGTGGCCAATGCGGCGCAACCGGTGAAAGGCGGCGGCAATCCAGAGGACATTGCCTCGATGGTTGCCTATCTCGCCAGTTCTGAAGCGCGCTTCATCACGGGCACGCATATGGTGGTCGACGGTGGGATTACAATCGGCCCGCGCCACAGCTGGGATGAAAATGCCCCGGCGATGTTCGATTCGGTTGAGAGCTTCGCCGGCGCGGCTCAGGAATGACGATCACCTCGGACGGGCGCGTTCCAACGCGGATCAAATTCTTTCACGGCTTTGGCAGCATGGCCTATGGCGTGAAGGAGAACGGCTTTTCGACGTTCCTTTTGCTGTTTTACAATCAGGTCATCGGGATGGATGCCCGGCTGGTTGGCGCAGCATTGGCGATTGCGATGGTCGTTGACGCTTTTGCCGATCCAATCATCGGGCATATGAGTGATCGCACCTATTCGCGATGGGGGCGGCGTCTGCCCTGGCTGTATCTGGCCGCGGTTCCGCTAGCGGCGTCGTGGATGCTGCTCTGGCACCCACCGGGGCTGGAGGGATGGCAGGCCTTTGGCTATCTCGTCGTCACAGCGATTCTCGTCCGAACGCTGGTATCGGCTTGCGAGGTGCCTTCAGTCGCGATCCTGCCAGAACTGACGCAGGATTATGATGAGCGAACCAGCCTGATGCGGTTGCGCTATCTGTTCGCATGGGCGGGCGGATTGCTGATGCTGTTCCTTGCCTATGGCGTGTTTCTGGTTTCGGACAAGGAAGGCGAAGTCGGGCAGCTGCTGGCTGAAGGCTATTGGATGTACGGTATCACCGGTGCCTGCCTGATGGCGTTCACCGTCCTTCTGTCTGCCATCGGGCAGCATAAGCGGCTCGCCCATTTGCCTGCGACACAACCTGACCGCACGACGGTGCGTGAAGCGATACGCGAGATCTGGCACTCGGTTTCGCATCCGACCTATCTGGTACTGATTTCCGCCGTCGCCTTTGCTGCAGTCAGCACGCAGGTCACCTATGTCCTGTCCAACTATCTCTACATATTTGTATGGCGTTTTCCCGAACGCTGGTTCCAGGCATATCCCTGGTTGCTGTTCGGCAGCGTCATCATCGCCTTTTTCCTCGTCACCTATTTCAACAAAAAATGGGGCAAAAAGGACTCAGCCTTCCGTTTCATTTTCATCAATGCTGGATTCTGGATCACCCCG
The nucleotide sequence above comes from Sphingorhabdus pulchriflava. Encoded proteins:
- a CDS encoding MFS transporter, which codes for MTITSDGRVPTRIKFFHGFGSMAYGVKENGFSTFLLLFYNQVIGMDARLVGAALAIAMVVDAFADPIIGHMSDRTYSRWGRRLPWLYLAAVPLAASWMLLWHPPGLEGWQAFGYLVVTAILVRTLVSACEVPSVAILPELTQDYDERTSLMRLRYLFAWAGGLLMLFLAYGVFLVSDKEGEVGQLLAEGYWMYGITGACLMAFTVLLSAIGQHKRLAHLPATQPDRTTVREAIREIWHSVSHPTYLVLISAVAFAAVSTQVTYVLSNYLYIFVWRFPERWFQAYPWLLFGSVIIAFFLVTYFNKKWGKKDSAFRFIFINAGFWITPFLLFLGGFWPQTGSNLSTAMVFAFFFIANCSGVIIQISVASMIADVVEVTEERTGRRSEGLLYAGNLFVQKCATGAGILIGGFIISMAGLPEKANPANVPAPVIDSLVIAYISTIVLLGLGTIWRIRKFPITRADHEERVRRLAEGEKTVEAGAG